One stretch of Telopea speciosissima isolate NSW1024214 ecotype Mountain lineage unplaced genomic scaffold, Tspe_v1 Tspe_v1.0012, whole genome shotgun sequence DNA includes these proteins:
- the LOC122647068 gene encoding probable ribosomal protein S11, mitochondrial has translation MSESATKSKCFLNTDNTMPQEKTTAERVEQQVIAGRSFKSMNFVQSISEEDEQLERKNKDFVHLPPKNNNTFVTVTDARGNKKTGASAGCLEEIKGGSRLSRYAAEATAEHVGRSARNLGMKSVVMKVKGSTFFRKKKAVILSWREGYTFAECKRSEGVGDQSKIMYIHDVTQLPHNGCRLPRKRRVQIVPRSSPFSLDNNSGKNLTRREYAR, from the coding sequence ATGAGTGAGAGCGCTACGAAGAGCAAGTGCTTTCTCAACACTGATAATACGATGCCCCAGGAAAAAACGACGGCCGAGCGCGTAGAGCAACAAGTTATTGCGGGCAGGAGTTTCAAATCCATGAACTTCGTACAGAGCATCTCGGAGGAAGATGAGCAATTGGAGCGGAAAAACAAAGATTTTGTCCATTTACCACCGAAAAACAATAATACCTTTGTGACCGTGACGGATGCTAGGGGGAATAAAAAAACTGGGGCTTCCGCAGGTTGTTTGGAGGAAATCAAAGGGGGGTCTCGTCTTTCTCGGTATGCTGCTGAAGCAACTGCAGAACATGTCGGGCGATCCGCCAGAAATCTGGGGATGAAGTCGGTTGTAATGAAAGTGAAAGGATCTACTTTTTTCAGGAAAAAGAAAGCAGTGATCTTGAGCTGGAGAGAAGGTTATACCTTTGCTGAGTGTAAGCGAAGTGAAGGAGTAGGAGATCAATCTAAAATTATGTACATCCACGATGTGACCCAACTTCCACATAATGGATGCCGACTCCCCAGGAAACGTCGTGTTCAAATAGTTCCAAGAAGTTCTCCATTTTCACTTGACAACAATTCCGGAAAAAATCTGACTCGGAGGGAGTACGCGCGCTAG